The following coding sequences lie in one Lolium perenne isolate Kyuss_39 chromosome 2, Kyuss_2.0, whole genome shotgun sequence genomic window:
- the LOC127332969 gene encoding amine oxidase [copper-containing] alpha 2, peroxisomal: MSSLRGSCVGVCRSSLAMFPLILLALSILTTAASSHPHPLDPLSPAEFIAVRAAVLASPLISDRPLTFHYVGLDEPDKTDVLSYAEARSSSSRAALPRHAFVITRAGGQSHELRVDITNATAPTVLSHAVHHGAGFPMHTIEEQFEAEALLFKHVSFVESVRRRGLDMDDVICPVFSIGWFGDAGPSESEEKGQQRLVKLVCFMAGPTPNLYARPIEGLTVVVDLDRMAIVKYRDRVVYPVPKAEGTDYRAGKVESPYNGPTPAPGVVLQPEGRGFHIDGHLVRWANWEFHAGFDMRAGTVISLASIHDVEAGARRRVLYRGFVSEVFVPYMDPAEEWYDRTFLDTGEFGLGITAFPLQHGADCPANAAYLNGYYADQDGKPVENKDTICIFERYAGDIAWRHTESAFPDRLITEARPDVSLVVRMAVSCGNYDYILDWEFKTSGTIKFVVSMTGILEMKGTDYTHADQIKQDAHGTLLSENTIGVYHDHYITYYLDLDVDGTNNSFVKNSITTKRNTAGTPRKSYWTVRRDVAETEADAQVDVNVAAADLLIVNPNKKTRMGNEVGYRVIPGGATAASVLDDDDFPQRRASYSKKQLRVTPYKRDEKWAPGLYADRSSGNDGLAMWSGRDRGIRNEDIVLWYTVGVHHIPYQDDFPVMPTMSGGFELRPANFFERNPVLKMRPPRLEYDLPTSVNCSCAGNSS; the protein is encoded by the exons ATGAGCTCGCTACGAGGCAGCTGTGTTGGTGTCTGCCGCTCCTCCCTCGCAATGTTTCCTCTCATCTTGCTCGCGCTCTCCATCCTGACTACAGCAGCATCCTCCCATCCACACCCACTCGACCCCCTCTCTCCCGCAGAGTTCATCGCCGTTCGTGCGGCCGTGCTCGCCTCACCGCTCATCAGCGACCGCCCGCTCACCTTCCACTATGTCGGCCTGGACGAACCTGACAAGACGGACGTCCTATCCTACGCCGAGGCAcgctcctcctcttcccgcgccgCCCTACCGCGCCACGCGTTCGTCATCACCCGCGCCGGTGGCCAGTCCCACGAGCTTCGCGTCGACATCACCAACGCCACAGCACCCACCGTCCTCTCGCACGCCGTCCACCACGGCGCGGGGTTCCCGATGCACACGATAGAAGAGCAGTTCGAGGCGGAGGCGCTACTGTTCAAGCACGTGTCGTTCGTGGAGTCCGTGCGCCGGCGTGGCCTGGACATGGATGACGTCATCTGCCCCGTGTTCTCCATCGGGTGGTTCGGCGACGCCGGTCCCTCGGAGTCGGAGGAAAAGGGGCAGCAGAGGTTGGTGAAGCTTGTGTGCTTCATGGCCGGCCCGACGCCCAACTTGTACGCACGGCCGATCGAGGGCCTCACGGTGGTGGTGGACCTCGACCGGATGGCCATCGTCAAGTACAGGGATAGGGTGGTGTACCCGGTGCCCAAGGCCGAGGGGACGGACTACCGGGCCGGCAAGGTCGAGTCACCGTATAACGGACCCACACCGGCGCCCGGCGTGGTGCTGCAGCCGGAGGGCAGGGGCTTCCATATTGACGGCCACTTGGTCAG GTGGGCAAACTGGGAGTTTCATGCGGGCTTTGACATGCGCGCTGGCACGGTCATCTCACTGGCCTCGATCCACGATGTGGAGgccggcgcgcggcggcgggtgCTCTATCGCGGGTTTGTGTCGGAAGTCTTCGTGCCGTACATGGACCCAGCGGAGGAGTGGTACGACCGCACGTTCCTGGACACCGGCGAGTTCGGCCTGGGGATCACGGCCTTCCCTCTCCAGCATGGCGCCGACTGCCCTGCCAACGCCGCCTACCTTAATGGCTACTACGCTGACCAGGACGGCAAGCCCGTCGAGAACAAGGACACGATCTGTATCTTCGAGCGCTATGCCGGCGACATCGCGTGGCGCCACACCGAGTCCGCCTTCCCCGACCGACTG ATCACGGAGGCCAGGCCTGACGTGAGCTTGGTGGTGAGGATGGCGGTGTCATGCGGGAACTACGACTACATATTGGACTGGGAGTTCAAGACAAGCGGCACCATCAAATTCGTG GTATCCATGACAGGTATTCTAGAGATGAAAGGGACGGACTACACGCACGCCGACCAGATCAAGCAGGACGCGCACGGCACGCTGCTCTCGGAGAATACCATCGGCGTCTACCACGACCACTACATcacctactacctcgacctcgacGTGGACGGCACCAACAACTCATTCGTCAAGAATTCCATCACCACCAAGCGCAACACCGCCGGAACGCCACGGAAAAGCTACTGGACTGTGCGTCGAGACGTGGCCGAGACCGAGGCAGATGCTCAGGTGGACGTGAACGTGGCGGCAGCAGACCTGCTGATCGTCAACCCAAACAAGAAAACGAGGATGGGCAACGAGGTCGGGTACCGCGTCATCCCAGGCGGCGCGACGGCGGCGTCGGTGCTGGACGACGACGACTTCCCACAGAGGCGCGCGAGCTACAGCAAGAAGCAGCTGCGGGTGACACCATACAAGAGGGACGAGAAGTGGGCGCCCGGGCTGTATGCCGACCGAAGCAGCGGCAACGACGGCCTGGCCATGTGGAGCGGGAGGGACAGGGGGATAAGGAACGAGGACATCGTGCTGTGGTACACGGTGGGCGTCCACCACATACCGTACCAGGATGACTTCCCGGTCATGCCGACGATGAGCGGCGGGTTCGAGCTCCGGCCGGCAAACTTCTTCGAGCGGAACCCGGTGCTCAAAATGAGACCGCCTCGGCTTGAGTATGACCTGCCAACTTCCGTCAACTGCTCGTGCGCCGGCAATTCCAGCTGA